One stretch of Trichomycterus rosablanca isolate fTriRos1 chromosome 3, fTriRos1.hap1, whole genome shotgun sequence DNA includes these proteins:
- the LOC134310421 gene encoding threonine synthase-like 1 encodes MGAPGAGKTSVGRILADKLGKPVIDIDDDVLEKTWGIPVAEKLANVGDKAFLQEEGQAVCNFSASGCVISLTGSNPLHSDAMRHLKRFGLTLYMDVDTEDILERLGRMKVNRIVGQETGGSIKEILEYRKQFYEKWLDARVFCGRGDSVAEVAEKVLKVLHRYSESETYCSTRSDHPGGSDPKFFSDVVVEGLAQDGGLYVPKKGFPKLEPSEWIRLAGMSYTDRALVILEKCIHPVDVTPTELRLMVNQAYGQNFASKEVAPVKLLDKNQYVLELFHGPTASFKDLALQLMPKLFAHCIPQMCNYLILVATSGDTGSAVLSGFRNLSESDRQRIGVLIFFPEDGVSPIQKLQMTSFNEGNARALSVLSDFDFCQRSIKKIFNHSLLMGHFAVEYATNLSTANSINWARLLPQVIYHSSAYLDLLRDGVVQFGNPIDVCIPTGNFGNAMSAIYAKEMGIPIRNVICASNHNCIVSDFISLGCYDLRGRKLIPSISPAIDILKSSNLERFLHYATGGDTKLVQNLFTTLEIDQCFTVPKDLLKRIQQGVQAGWCSEDECLAAIQEVHSKTAYIMDTHTAVAKVVADRLHDKTCPLVLCSTAHYGKFAPTVLKALRCPDIPHDPHKQLDALCAIGGKDTMHKTLYNCVKDRASRPHRKCHADFNVLTDEVESMMHDSFLKVS; translated from the coding sequence ATGGGTGCTCCTGGAGCTGGAAAGACATCAGTGGGCCGAATTTTGGCTGACAAACTTGGAAAACCCGTTATCGATATAGATGACGATGTTCTTGAGAAGACATGGGGCATACCTGTGGCAGAGAAGCTGGCCAACGTTGGAGACAAGGCTTTTCTGCAAGAGGAGGGACAGGCTGTGTGCAATTTTTCTGCCTCTGGGTGTGTTATTTCACTGACTGGCTCGAACCCACTTCATTCGGATGCCATGAGGCACTTAAAACGCTTTGGGCTCACTCTGTACATGGACGTGGACACCGAAGACATCCTGGAGAGACTTGGCAGAATGAAAGTGAACAGAATTGTGGGGCAGGAAACTGGGGGCTCTATAAAAGAGATATTAGAGTACAGGAAGCAGTTTTATGAGAAGTGGCTTGATGCCAGAGTGTTTTGTGGGAGAGGGGATAGTGTAGCAGAAGTGGCAGAAAAGGTTCTGAAGGTTCTGCATAGATACTCTGAATCGGAGACCTACTGTTCCACTAGGAGTGATCATCCTGGTGGTAGTGACCCAAAGTTCTTTAGTGATGTAGTTGTGGAAGGATTAGCTCAAGATGGTGGTCTGTACGTGCCAAAGAAGGGATTCCCAAAACTAGAACCTTCGGAATGGATAAGATTGGCTGGAATGTCTTACACTGATCGTGCTTTAGTAATTCTTGAGAAGTGCATTCATCCAGTGGATGTCACTCCAACAGAACTTCGCTTAATGGTTAACCAAGCCTACGGTCAGAACTTTGCCAGTAAAGAGGTGGCACCTGTAAAGCTTCTTGATAAAAATCAGTATGTCCTGGAGCTGTTTCATGGTCCTACTGCCTCATTTAAAGACCTAGCACTGCAGTTAATGCCCAAGCTTTTTGCTCACTGCATTCCACAGATGTGCAACTATCTGATTCTGGTGGCCACATCTGGCGATACAGGAAGTGCGGTTCTTAGTGGGTTCAGGAATCTTAGTGAAAGTGATAGGCAGCGCATTGGTGTGTTGATCTTTTTTCCTGAGGATGGTGTAAGTCCCATCCAGAAGTTGCAGATGACTAGTTTTAACGAAGGCAATGCCAGGGCTTTGAGTGTCCTTTCTGATTTTGACTTCTGTCAGAGAAGCATCAAGAAGATCTTCAACCACTCACTACTGATGGGTCACTTTGCTGTGGAGTATGCAACCAATCTCAGCACAGCCAACTCCATCAACTGGGCACGGCTCCTCCCACAAGTGATCTACCACTCCTCGGCATACCTGGATCTTCTCAGAGATGGTGTGGTCCAATTTGGAAATCCCATCGATGTCTGCATTCCAACTGGAAACTTTGGGAATGCCATGTCTGCCATCTATGCCAAAGAAATGGGCATCCCAATTAGGAATGTCATTTGTGCATCTAATCATAACtgcattgtctctgactttatctcACTGGGATGCTATGATCTGCGAGGCAGAAAGCTAATACCCTCTATTTCTCCTGCAATTGACATTTTAAAGTCATCCAATCTGGAAAGATTTTTGCATTATGCCACAGGTGGAGACACTAAGCTTGTCCAGAATTTGTTTACTACCCTAGAGATAGACCAGTGCTTTACAGTGCCCAAAGATTTATTAAAGAGGATACAGCAAGGTGTCCAGGCTGGATGGTGCTCAGAAGATGAATGTCTGGCAGCCATACAGGAGGTGCACTCCAAGACAGCCTACATAATGGACACTCACACTGCTGTCGCTAAAGTTGTGGCTGACCGGCTGCATGATAAGACATGTCCTCTCGTGTTATGCTCCACTGCACATTATGGCAAGTTTGCGCCCACCGTTCTTAAAGCTCTGCGATGCCCAGATATACCGCATGACCCACATAAACAGCTTGATGCTCTTTGTGCTATTGGAGGAAAAGACACTATGCATAAAACTCTGTATAATTGTGTGAAAGACAGAGCAAGTCGTCCACATAGGAAATGTCATGCTGATTTCAATGTGCTAACAGACGAAGTAGAGTCAATGATGCATGATTCATTTTTGAAAGTCAGTTAG